Proteins encoded together in one Anas acuta chromosome 10, bAnaAcu1.1, whole genome shotgun sequence window:
- the RFWD3 gene encoding E3 ubiquitin-protein ligase RFWD3, with protein sequence MAQEEMEVDLQPVADDPAENHGTLPPEPSGHTAVLSSEGGGVTVISDDEDEAVGASSTGTGLAATRPNHPANPSRLQRFPGLLDQLPLVPGPQAVARPQVRRARRQQSIGGSQRTVSARASLVRFFQISMSQVQATTPAARLEPSHVAGSNQEEGSPETELSGSASSASEEEEEEAEAAAPPSPAAQETPAAASSVSSQAQAELPQASAGRGSYEDEGAEVQQKQRTPLKEPEPLVPVAPLEEEEGDTCAICFEQWTNAGDHRLSALRCGHLFGYTCIERWLRGQAGKCPQCNKKAKRSDIVVLYARTLKALDTSEQERMKRSIEKEQMLRRQAELESAQSRLQLQVLTDECSKLRRQVQELKALVAQHSVSASQQPGSFRTGFPGGLPCSQSQRKYHLEKAFLVSQAGNCRVMAYCDSLGCLVVSQPSPQSTFIPGCGVKMMSVANLKSSQYIPIHSKQIRGLAFGSRADGLLLSAALDSTLKLTSLATNTVVQTYNTGRPVWSCCWCLDDTNYIYAGLVNGSIMIYDLRDTNSHVQELVPQKSRCPMVSLSYLPRMASASLPYGGILAGTLEGACFWEQKAGNSYRPHHLLLEPGGCIDIQTEINTRHCLATYRPSKNNPCVRCVMMELTCSPLTEASEDVVCSSNPVQTFSAGPTCKLLTKNAIFQSPEEDGSIFVCAGDEASNSAMLWDAGSGSLLQKLQADLPVLDICPLEVNQSHLLATLTEKMVNIYKWQ encoded by the exons ATGGCTCAAGAAGAGATGGAAGTCGACCTCCAGCCAGTGGCTGATGACCCCGCAGAGAACCACGGGACACTTCCCCCAGAGCCCTCAGGCCACACCGCGGTGCTGAGCAGCGAAGGAGGCGGCGTGACCGTCATTTCTGACGACGAGGACGAGGCTGTTGGCGCCTCGAGCACTGGGACAGGGCTAGCAGCTACCAGGCCCAACCACCCAGCGAATCCCAGCAGACTGCAGAGGTTTCCGGGGCTGTTGGATCAGCTCCCGCTGGTGCCTGGGCCGCAGGCTGTGGCACGGCCACAAGTGAGAAGGGCTCGCAGGCAGCAGAGCATCGGGGGCTCCCAGAGGACGGTCAGTGCCAG GGCATCGTTGGTCAGATTCTTCCAAATCAGCATGAGCCAGGTGCAAGCTACCACACCGGCTGCACGTCTGGAACCCTCGCATGTAGCGGGGAGCAACCAGGAAGAGGGGTCTCCTGAAACGGAGCTGAGTGGCTCTGCCAGCAGCGcttctgaggaggaggaggaagaggcagaggcTGCGGCGCCACcatccccagcagcccaggagacacctgcagcagccagctcag TTTCCAGTCAGGCCCAAGCAGAGCTGCCTCAAGCTTCTGCAGGACGTGGAAGTTATGAAGATGAAGGGGCTGAAGTCCAGCAAAAGCAG aGAACTCCACTAAAGGAGCCAGAGCCCTTGGTTCCTGTTGCCccgctggaggaggaggagggggacaCCTGTGCCATCTGTTTTGAGCAGTGGACCAACGCTGGGGACCACCGCCTGTCGGCGCTGCGCTGCGGGCACCTCTTCGGTTACACCTGCATTGAGAGGTGGCTCAGGGGGCAGGCCGGGAAGTGCCCCCAG tgcaataAGAAGGCGAAACGCTCTGACATCGTGGTGCTGTACGCCCGTACTCTGAAAGCGCTGGACACCAGCGAGCAGGAACGCATGAAGAG GTCCATAGAAAAGGAGCAAATGTTGCGCAGGCAGGCCGAGCTGGAGTCTGCACAGAGCCGTCTCCAGCTGCAGGTTCTGACAGACGAATGCAGCAAACTCCGCAGGCAAGTTCAG GAGCTGAAGGCTCTGGTGGCCCAGCACAGCGTGAGTGCTTCTCAGCAACCTGGCAGCTTCCGCACCGGCTTCCCAGGTGGCCtcccctgcagccagagccagcGCAAGTACCACCTGGAGAAGGCCTTCCTGGTGTCTCAGGCGGGGAACTGCAGAGTGATGGCATACTGCGACTCGCTGGGCTGTCTCGTGGTGTCACAGCCTTCTCCACAGTCTACTTTTATTCCTG GCTGTGGCGTTAAGATGATGAGCGTGGCCAACCTGAAGAGCAGTCAGTACATCCCCATCCACAGCAAACAGATTCGGGGGCTGGCTTTTGGCAGTCGTGCGGACGGCTTGCTGCTCTCTGCCGCTCTAGACAGCACTCTCAAACTGACCAG CTTGGCAACAAACACTGTGGTACAGACATACAATACTGGCCGTCCtgtctggagctgctgctggtgtctTGATGACACAAATTACATCTACGCTGGGTTGGTCAACGGCTCCATCATGATCTACGATTTGAGAGACACCAACTCCCACGTCCAGGAACTGGTCCCTCAGAAGTCCAG GTGCCCCATGGTGTCGCTGTCTTACCTGCCCCGGATGGCCTCGGCCTCGTTGCCTTACGGCGGGATACTAGCTGGGACCTTGGAAGGAGCCTGTTTTTGGGAACAGAAGGCTGGCAACTCCTACCGGCCTCATCACCTGCTGCTGGAACCAGGAGGATGCATTGATATTCAGACCGAGATCAACACGCGGCACTGCCTCGCAACCTACAGACCTA GTAAAAACAACCCCTGTGTGCGTTGTGTCATGATGGAACTGACCTGCAGCCCCCTGACAGAAGCCTCGGAGGACGTGGTGTGTTCCTCTAACCCGGTGCAGACTTTCAGTGCTGGGCCCACCTGCAAGCTGCTGACCAAGAACGCCATTTTCCAGAGCCCGGAGGAGGATGGCAGCATCTTCGTGTGCGCTGGCGATGAGGCATCTAATTCTGCCATG CTCTGGGATGCCGGCAGCGGCTCcttgctgcagaagctgcaggctgACCTGCCCGTGCTGGACATCTGCCCCTTGGAGGTGAACCAAagccacctgctggccacgctcaCCGAGAAGATGGTGAATATCTACAAGTGGCAGTGA
- the MLKL gene encoding mixed lineage kinase domain-like protein: MDIVERVLCVAQAIHSQFEHVKCCKHQCQRLVERIQILLEPVRILQAQPWWHISHHEEQMLKKLLQALEEAQKLVTKYSQASWIQKFLSARSSGEEFVWVNESLEDVAQGLSLLLQAEQKQAFLAAFQSKTCRRQDAEDLRDDRAFLDEVLASTEEPRDGAREIYMDRQCMEDKVDWMQSELSKIVRVMDSLKKVNVGKREDITEIERDQLTFYRHLQDTERYDLYEGEYLKYPVAIKTFKRPLTTDTTKVRDIFEKEIQTLKKFESPNILRMYGICIEEKDGSPCFSIVMEYCKHGTLREVLTKQCHLSWEIRIRMALGAARGLYRLHQTEEKSRLHGCICSNKFLVAGDYCVKLSGFELCETESSIKRKAKKNWNQVSMLAYVAPENLKDIYYPYKRSCEIYSFGIVLWEIATSKIPFEGCSLQEMRDKICDHQYQDPVGDDCPEELRKIIDECRAFDPSLRPCAERIVDSLAALEKSRSQGR, from the exons CCATCCACAGCCAGTTCGAGCACGTCAAGTGCTGCAAGCACCAGTGCCAGCGCCTGGTGGAGCGCATCCAGATCCTGCTGGAGCCCGTGCGGATCCTGCAGGCCCAGCCGTGGTGGCACATCTCCCACCACGAGGAGCAGATGCTGAAGAAGCTGCTGCAGGCGCTGGAGGAGGCGCAGAAGCTGGTGACCAAGTACAGCCAGGCCAGCTGGATCCAGAAGTTCCTGAGCGCCCGCAGCAGCGGCGAGGAGTTCGTCTGGGTGAACGAGAGCCTGGAGGACGTGGCCCAGGGGCtctcgctgctgctgcaggcggAGCAGAAGCAAGCTTTCCTGGCGGCCTTTCAGTCAAAAACCTGCCGCAGGCAGGATGCCGAGGATCTGAGGGATGACAGGGCTTTCCTGGACGAGGTGCTTGCGA GTACCGAAGAGCCCAGAGATGGGGCCAGGGAGATCTACATGGACAGGCAGTGCATGGAGGACAAGGTGGACTGGATGCAGAGCGAGCTGAGCAAAATCGTGCGCGTGATGGACA GTTTGAAAAAGGTCAACGTTGGTAAAAGAGAAGATATCACCGAGATCGAGAGGGACCAGCTCACCTTCTACAGGCACCTGCAGGACACCGAGCGCTACGACCTCTATGAGGGAGAATATCTCAAGTACCCCGTGGCCATCAAAACCTTCAAGAGGCCGCTGACCACCGACACGAC GAAGGTGAGAGACATCTTCGAGAAGGAGATTCAGACCCTGAAGAAGTTCGAGTCTCCGAACATCCTGCGCATGTACGGGATCTGCATTGAGGAGAAAG ACGGGAGCCCCTGCTTCTCCATCGTCATGGAGTACTGCAAGCACGGCACGCTGCGGGAGGTGCTGACCAAGCAGTGCCACCTCTCCTGGGAGATCCGCATTCGCATGGCCCTGGGAGCCGCCAGGGGTCTTTACAG GTTGCACCAGACGGAGGAGAAGTCCCGACTGCACGGCTGCATCTGCAGCAACAAGTTCCTGGTGGCTGGAGATTACTGCGTGAAG CTGTCGGGATTTGAGCTGTGTGAAACAGAGTCCTCCATCAAgaggaaagccaaaaaaaactGGAACCAAGTGTCTATGTTGGCTTATGTCGCCCCCGAGAACCTGAAGGACATCTACTACCCCTACAAGAGGTCCTGTGAAATATACAG CTTCGGGATCGTGCTGTGGGAGATTGCAACCTCCAAAATCCCATTTGAAG GCTGCTCCCTCCAGGAGATGAGAGACAAAATCTGCGACCACCAGTACCAGGACCCCGTTGGGGATGATTGTCCCGAAGAGCTGAGGAAAATCATCGATGAGTGCCGGGCCTTTGACCCATCCCTGCGCCCGTGTGCTGAGC GGATCGTGGACTCGCTGGCGgccctggagaagagcaggagcCAGGGGAGATGA